From Streptomyces sp. NBC_00775, one genomic window encodes:
- a CDS encoding glycoside hydrolase family 43 protein, which produces MTTPDSPPRPVQPSRRGLLRALVALPATALVLGELPGLLGTAAAAAPAKGYATRYTIVPFLNSDDGTVNVYESDDATDFRLLKASAYTPPSNRIRDASVFKHTDGYYYVTYTTHTWQDVSTTIGFARSSDRVNWTFLYDYTVPITSLSRAWAPEWFVDSDGSVNIIVSCSLTSDEWIFTPYLLKATNSALTTWSSPVALSGIGTNHIDTFIVKTGSTYHAFTKNETTKYIEYATASSLTGSYTIQKTGDWAGWGGTREGPALIQLDNGGWRIFFDGYGDGSYYYSDSYDTFATWSAPKKLPGISGTARHFTVIKETVSAGPTLSTGVTRSLRSGNYTTRYWQEQSSLLNLPVVTSSSTTAEKQASTFTVVAGLADANGYSFRDAAGNYLRHYDYRGRFDANDGTSTFAKDATFIARTGTASGSIRLESYNYPGYYLRHYNYQLRVDIADGTDLFRQDGSFVPVTAWA; this is translated from the coding sequence ATGACCACACCAGACAGTCCACCACGCCCTGTTCAGCCGTCCCGCCGGGGCCTGCTCCGCGCGCTGGTCGCCCTGCCCGCCACCGCCCTCGTCCTCGGTGAACTGCCCGGACTGCTCGGCACCGCAGCGGCGGCGGCACCCGCCAAGGGTTACGCCACCCGCTACACCATCGTGCCGTTCCTCAACAGCGACGACGGCACGGTCAACGTCTACGAGTCCGACGACGCCACCGACTTCCGGCTCCTGAAGGCATCCGCGTACACGCCGCCCAGCAACCGCATCCGCGACGCCAGCGTGTTCAAGCACACCGACGGCTACTACTACGTCACGTACACCACGCACACCTGGCAGGACGTCAGCACCACCATCGGCTTCGCCCGCAGCTCCGACCGGGTCAACTGGACGTTCCTGTACGACTACACGGTCCCGATCACCAGCCTGTCCCGCGCCTGGGCGCCGGAGTGGTTCGTGGACAGCGACGGCAGCGTGAACATCATCGTGTCCTGCTCGCTCACCAGCGACGAGTGGATCTTCACGCCGTATCTGCTGAAGGCCACCAACTCCGCGCTCACCACGTGGAGTTCACCCGTGGCGCTGTCCGGCATCGGCACCAACCACATCGACACCTTCATCGTGAAGACCGGGTCGACGTACCACGCGTTCACCAAGAACGAGACGACGAAGTACATCGAGTACGCGACCGCCTCCAGCCTCACCGGCTCGTACACCATCCAGAAGACCGGCGACTGGGCGGGCTGGGGCGGCACCCGTGAGGGGCCGGCCCTGATCCAGCTCGACAACGGCGGCTGGCGGATCTTCTTCGACGGCTACGGCGACGGCAGTTACTACTACAGCGACAGCTACGACACCTTCGCCACCTGGAGCGCCCCGAAGAAGCTGCCGGGCATCTCCGGCACCGCACGCCACTTCACCGTCATCAAGGAGACGGTCTCCGCAGGACCGACCCTGTCGACCGGCGTCACCCGCTCCCTCCGGTCGGGCAACTACACCACCCGCTACTGGCAGGAGCAGTCCTCCCTGCTCAACCTGCCCGTGGTGACCAGTTCCAGCACCACCGCGGAGAAGCAGGCGTCCACGTTCACGGTCGTGGCGGGCCTGGCCGACGCGAACGGCTACTCCTTCCGGGACGCGGCGGGCAACTACCTGCGGCACTACGACTACCGGGGCCGGTTCGACGCCAACGACGGGACGTCGACGTTCGCGAAGGACGCCACCTTCATCGCCCGGACCGGCACGGCGAGCGGCTCGATCCGCCTGGAGTCGTACAACTACCCGGGCTACTACCTGCGCCACTACAACTACCAGCTCCGCGTGGACATCGCTGACGGCACCGACCTCTTCCGGCAGGACGGCTCCTTCGTCCCCGTCACCGCCTGGGCCTGA
- a CDS encoding glycoside hydrolase family 43 protein: protein MSESPLQPSRRTVLGAMAALTATFAIGSTPARAATTSAYVMGYFTESPSGNGSDYGLHLAVSPDSLQWTPLNQNNPVVTPTEGTGGLRDPFILRKQDGTFVVLATDLKGTDWSLQSQYIHVWNSTDLRSFTGYHRLKLHEMATHSWAPEAFWDAGRSQYGIVYSAVNSSGHNVIMVNYTTDFVTVTDAQVFFDPGYDIIDGDLAVGVNGVNYLYFKKDQTLVGAKSSTLDPGSFTVFSTPVAHGGTEAPILVKSQTTSAWYLWGDTYTPNGVFYAWQSTDLSTGTWTAVDQKLYTQPLNSKHGTIQPITTTEYNNLLAAYGAPAWNRLKSYNYPDRYVRHSNYVGRIDAYPFDPYTDSQWKLVPGLADSSGVSFQSVNYPTRYLRHSDYQLVLDVNDSTTTFAQDATFYRTAGLADTSWSSFRSYNYPTRYIRHSNYVLRIDPISTSTEKSDATFSVGY, encoded by the coding sequence ATGAGTGAAAGCCCGCTCCAGCCGTCCCGCCGCACCGTGCTCGGGGCGATGGCCGCCCTGACCGCGACCTTCGCCATCGGCTCCACGCCCGCCCGCGCGGCGACCACATCCGCGTACGTGATGGGCTACTTCACCGAGTCCCCGAGCGGCAACGGCTCCGACTACGGCCTCCACCTGGCCGTCAGCCCCGACTCGCTCCAGTGGACGCCGCTGAACCAGAACAACCCCGTGGTGACCCCGACCGAGGGCACCGGCGGACTCCGCGACCCGTTCATCCTGCGCAAGCAGGACGGCACGTTCGTGGTGCTCGCCACCGACCTCAAGGGCACCGACTGGAGCCTGCAGAGCCAGTACATCCACGTCTGGAACTCCACCGACCTGCGGTCCTTCACCGGCTACCACCGGCTGAAGCTGCACGAGATGGCCACACACAGCTGGGCACCGGAGGCGTTCTGGGACGCGGGCCGGAGCCAGTACGGGATCGTCTACTCGGCCGTCAACTCCAGTGGCCACAACGTCATCATGGTCAACTACACCACCGACTTCGTGACGGTGACGGATGCTCAGGTCTTCTTCGACCCCGGCTACGACATCATCGACGGCGACCTCGCCGTGGGCGTGAACGGTGTCAACTACCTGTACTTCAAGAAGGACCAGACGCTGGTGGGCGCCAAGTCCAGCACCCTGGACCCGGGCAGCTTCACCGTGTTCAGCACGCCGGTCGCGCACGGTGGCACCGAGGCGCCGATCCTCGTCAAGTCCCAGACAACCAGCGCTTGGTACCTCTGGGGAGACACCTATACGCCGAACGGCGTCTTCTACGCCTGGCAGTCGACCGATCTCTCCACCGGCACCTGGACGGCGGTCGACCAGAAGCTCTACACCCAGCCGCTCAACTCCAAGCACGGCACCATCCAGCCCATCACGACGACGGAGTACAACAACCTGCTGGCCGCGTACGGAGCGCCTGCCTGGAACCGGCTGAAGTCGTACAACTACCCGGACCGGTACGTCCGTCACTCCAACTACGTCGGCCGCATCGACGCGTACCCGTTCGACCCGTACACCGACTCCCAGTGGAAGCTCGTGCCCGGTCTGGCCGACAGCTCCGGAGTGTCCTTCCAGTCGGTGAACTACCCGACCCGCTATCTGCGGCACTCCGACTACCAGTTGGTGCTGGACGTGAACGACAGCACCACGACGTTCGCCCAGGACGCCACGTTCTACCGGACCGCGGGGCTGGCCGACACCTCGTGGTCATCCTTCCGCTCCTACAACTACCCCACGCGTTACATCCGTCACTCAAACTACGTACTGCGCATCGATCCGATCTCCACCTCCACGGAAAAGTCCGACGCGACGTTCTCGGTCGGCTACTGA
- a CDS encoding jacalin-like lectin: MSPLRRVLACLAATTAAVGGLTAIASPAAAADSGTFSVLSYNVAGLPESLSSASTPRDTSTTAIGQRIAPYDIVHVEEDFNYHAYLYAADTAHAYRTPTSGGAGIGSGLNTLSKISYDTDDFERVGWNSCQIDSGDCLTPKGFTFMRERLAEGVYVDFYNLHTNAGTNDGDLASRADNLNQLTAFIKSHSAGNAVVVMGDTNTRYTRSGDTIAEFGAANGLTDAWVQLIRGGTPPVKGSDALVCDQTGATVPNTCEVVDKILYRGSKLVSLNATGYNNEHASFLTSDGLMLSDHDPITAKFSWSRTSAFQLSDQFGGPHGDYFNDIDSVPAGARAITVSLHAGSRVDQMGLTLSNGTTLAHGGTGGTASSLTLGSGEYVTSAQLCEGQKDSQTRIFYAKFTTNLGRTLAGGTTTSDCVTRTAPSGWQIAGFHGRTGDEVDKIGFIYTQR, from the coding sequence ATGTCCCCCCTCCGCAGAGTTCTCGCCTGTCTGGCAGCGACAACGGCCGCTGTCGGCGGGCTCACGGCGATCGCCTCCCCCGCGGCCGCCGCCGACTCGGGCACCTTCAGCGTGCTCAGCTACAACGTCGCCGGACTGCCGGAGAGCCTCTCCAGCGCGTCCACGCCCCGCGACACGAGCACCACGGCGATCGGCCAGCGGATCGCCCCGTACGACATCGTCCACGTCGAGGAGGACTTCAACTACCACGCCTACCTCTACGCGGCCGACACCGCGCACGCCTACCGCACCCCCACCAGCGGCGGCGCCGGCATAGGCAGCGGACTCAACACCCTCTCGAAGATCTCCTACGACACCGACGACTTCGAGCGGGTCGGCTGGAACTCCTGCCAGATCGACTCGGGTGACTGCCTGACGCCCAAGGGCTTCACCTTCATGCGGGAGCGCCTCGCCGAGGGCGTGTACGTGGACTTCTACAACCTGCACACCAACGCCGGTACGAACGACGGTGACCTGGCCTCCCGCGCGGACAACCTCAACCAGCTCACCGCGTTCATCAAGAGCCACTCGGCGGGCAACGCCGTCGTCGTCATGGGTGACACCAACACCCGCTACACCCGCTCCGGTGACACCATCGCCGAGTTCGGCGCGGCCAACGGTCTGACCGACGCCTGGGTGCAGCTCATCCGCGGCGGCACCCCGCCCGTCAAGGGCAGCGACGCGCTGGTCTGCGACCAGACCGGGGCCACCGTGCCCAACACCTGCGAGGTCGTCGACAAGATCCTCTACCGGGGCAGCAAGCTCGTCTCGCTGAACGCCACCGGCTACAACAACGAGCACGCGAGCTTCCTGACCTCCGACGGGCTGATGCTCTCCGACCACGACCCGATCACCGCGAAGTTCAGCTGGTCGCGCACCTCCGCCTTCCAGCTGAGCGACCAGTTCGGCGGCCCGCACGGGGACTACTTCAACGACATCGACAGCGTGCCCGCGGGCGCCCGGGCCATCACCGTCTCGCTGCACGCCGGTTCCCGCGTCGACCAGATGGGGCTGACGCTCAGCAACGGCACGACGCTGGCGCACGGGGGCACGGGCGGCACCGCCTCGTCACTCACCCTCGGCAGCGGCGAGTACGTCACGTCGGCGCAGCTGTGCGAGGGCCAGAAGGACAGCCAGACGAGGATCTTCTACGCCAAGTTCACCACCAACCTCGGCCGCACTCTCGCGGGCGGCACGACGACGTCGGACTGCGTCACGCGCACCGCGCCGTCGGGCTGGCAGATCGCCGGCTTCCACGGCCGCACGGGCGACGAGGTCGACAAGATCGGCTTCATCTACACCCAGCGCTGA